The following proteins are co-located in the Spinactinospora alkalitolerans genome:
- a CDS encoding superoxide dismutase: protein MSAPYSLPELPYDYSALEPWISGQIMELHHDKHHATYVKGANDALEKMAEAREKESLGTINLLEKNLAFNLAGHVNHTVFWPNLSPDGGDKPEGELGAAVDDAFGSFDAFRAHFSAVATGVQGSGWAILAWDILGQRLIIEQLYDHQGNLAAGSYPLLMLDMWEHAFYLQYKNVKADYVKAFWNVVNWADVQRRFDDARKVALG from the coding sequence ATGTCCGCGCCCTATTCGCTCCCCGAGCTGCCCTACGACTACAGCGCGCTTGAGCCGTGGATCTCCGGTCAGATCATGGAGCTGCACCACGACAAGCACCACGCGACTTACGTGAAGGGCGCCAACGACGCGCTGGAGAAGATGGCCGAGGCTCGCGAGAAGGAGAGCCTGGGCACCATCAACCTGCTCGAGAAGAACCTCGCGTTCAACCTGGCCGGCCACGTCAACCACACCGTCTTCTGGCCGAACCTCTCGCCCGACGGCGGCGACAAGCCCGAGGGCGAGCTCGGCGCGGCGGTCGACGACGCCTTCGGCTCCTTCGACGCCTTCCGCGCCCACTTCAGCGCGGTCGCCACGGGCGTCCAGGGCTCCGGCTGGGCGATCCTGGCCTGGGACATCCTCGGCCAGCGGCTGATCATCGAGCAGCTCTACGACCACCAGGGCAACCTGGCCGCCGGCTCCTACCCGCTGCTGATGCTCGACATGTGGGAGCACGCCTTCTACCTGCAGTACAAGAACGTCAAGGCCGACTACGTCAAGGCGTTCTGGAACGTCGTCAACTGGGCCGACGTGCAGCGCCGCTTCGACGACGCCCGCAAGGTCGCCCTCGGCTAG
- a CDS encoding DUF262 domain-containing protein — protein sequence MQQLEAHEVPLHKLFCSDYDFQIPDYQRPYAWEVEQAAQLRDDLIEALDRDSDEPYFLGSVVLVKNKQSSNAEVIDGQQRLTTLTILLAVLRDLTDDAELRGNLEGMIAESGNKILRLAPKPRLKLRPRDAEFFETHVQITGSIQGLLDLKPDALKTEAQQAIHANADALHSVLKDWSEERRLALVSMLGARTYLVVVSTPDLNSAHRIFSVMNDRGLNLSAADIFKSKIIGDLAPEISDVYADKWENAEEALGRDDFADIFLHLRMIFSGERAKVELLKEFPRQVLDKYLPRKAAEFVDDVLLPYTDAYIQVRDQSYTASAGAEKVNAWFKRLAQLDNSDWRPPALWAVRNHGDDPHWLDAFFRSLERLAASMLIRRAYASTRAQRYADLLRELAAGKGLDARHFELSDVEKRDTVRALDGDLYLSTKVRKYVLLRLDEVLADASGVVYDHSVVTVEHVLPQNPKPDSIWLASFDEEERMRWTHALANLVLLNRRKNSEAQNYDFGQKKAKYFIGKKGIVTFALTSQVLNHGEWTPDVLEGRQEELLQALREEWDL from the coding sequence ATGCAACAGCTCGAAGCCCACGAAGTCCCGTTGCACAAGCTGTTCTGCAGCGACTACGACTTCCAGATCCCCGACTACCAGCGCCCCTACGCCTGGGAGGTCGAGCAGGCCGCCCAACTGCGCGACGACCTGATCGAGGCACTGGACCGCGACAGCGACGAGCCGTATTTCCTCGGCTCGGTGGTGCTGGTGAAGAACAAGCAGTCCTCCAATGCCGAGGTCATCGACGGGCAGCAGCGGCTGACCACGCTGACCATCCTGCTGGCGGTGCTTCGAGACCTGACGGACGATGCCGAGCTGCGCGGCAACCTCGAAGGAATGATCGCCGAGTCGGGTAACAAGATCCTTCGGCTCGCCCCCAAGCCGCGGCTGAAGCTGCGCCCCCGCGACGCGGAGTTCTTCGAAACCCACGTCCAGATCACCGGTTCCATCCAGGGCCTCCTCGATCTCAAACCCGACGCCCTGAAGACCGAGGCCCAGCAGGCGATTCATGCCAATGCCGACGCTCTCCACTCGGTCCTGAAGGACTGGAGCGAGGAACGGCGCCTTGCTCTGGTCAGCATGCTCGGCGCCCGCACCTACCTTGTCGTCGTCAGCACCCCGGATCTGAACAGTGCCCATCGGATCTTCAGCGTCATGAACGATCGAGGGCTCAACCTCTCCGCGGCCGACATCTTCAAGTCGAAGATCATCGGCGACCTTGCCCCGGAGATTTCGGACGTCTACGCGGACAAATGGGAGAACGCCGAGGAGGCGCTCGGACGCGACGACTTCGCCGACATCTTCCTACATCTGCGGATGATCTTCTCCGGGGAACGCGCCAAGGTCGAGCTGCTCAAGGAGTTTCCCAGGCAGGTGCTTGACAAGTACCTACCACGCAAGGCCGCGGAGTTCGTCGACGACGTTCTCCTTCCCTACACCGACGCCTACATCCAGGTCCGGGATCAGAGTTACACCGCCTCGGCCGGCGCGGAGAAGGTCAACGCCTGGTTCAAGCGCCTTGCGCAACTCGACAACAGCGACTGGCGCCCACCTGCGCTGTGGGCGGTGCGCAACCACGGGGACGACCCGCACTGGCTCGACGCGTTCTTCCGATCCCTGGAGCGCCTGGCCGCCAGCATGCTCATCCGGCGTGCCTACGCCTCGACGCGCGCCCAGCGCTACGCGGATCTCCTGCGCGAACTCGCAGCCGGTAAAGGACTCGACGCACGCCACTTCGAGCTGAGCGACGTGGAGAAGCGGGACACGGTGCGGGCGCTCGACGGTGATCTCTACCTGTCCACCAAGGTGCGCAAGTACGTCCTGCTCCGCCTGGACGAGGTCCTCGCCGACGCGTCGGGGGTCGTCTACGATCACTCGGTCGTCACGGTCGAGCACGTGCTGCCGCAGAACCCGAAGCCGGACTCGATATGGCTCGCCTCCTTCGACGAGGAAGAGCGGATGCGATGGACCCACGCGCTCGCCAACCTGGTACTCCTCAATCGGAGGAAGAACTCCGAAGCGCAGAACTACGACTTCGGCCAGAAGAAGGCGAAATACTTCATCGGGAAAAAGGGGATCGTCACCTTTGCGCTCACCAGCCAGGTGCTCAACCACGGTGAGTGGACGCCTGACGTGCTGGAGGGGCGGCAGGAGGAGCTGCTCCAGGCGCTGCGGGAGGAATGGGACCTGTAG
- a CDS encoding protein-L-isoaspartate O-methyltransferase family protein yields the protein MQFSPRVQDALDSVDEDYYTLHPDGRLVTQTTVAWLIASTLDRLDVRPGTRVLEIGTGSGFSGALLAELVGDGGAVVSVDVVPDLADRARELHRRRGRGGIEVRTADGREGAPDHGPFDRIVAWATPDLIPQAWVDQAAPGALLITPVQVTPLVKTNAVVVAHVAADGRIAADSLFPGGYVEMHGEVLTQWLVPPRGVDALAHDADGAPWWIAAPWAAEDRQAAERLLRTLMSVRSQRLLTEDESVQDFTAYLYAVRPEELSIVGTGSAGWRLGCTSGDGAALLDRGTGADVVHTGDRGALDTLLGWTESWREAGRPGYAEVCPVLRQVDGGWEVRLAMASKGRYA from the coding sequence GTGCAATTCAGCCCGCGCGTTCAGGACGCTCTCGACAGCGTCGATGAGGACTACTACACGCTGCACCCCGACGGGCGTCTCGTCACGCAGACGACGGTCGCCTGGCTCATCGCCTCGACGCTGGACCGACTCGATGTCCGGCCGGGAACGCGCGTACTGGAGATCGGTACGGGGTCGGGCTTCTCCGGGGCGCTCCTCGCCGAGCTCGTCGGTGACGGCGGGGCCGTGGTGTCCGTGGACGTCGTGCCAGACCTCGCCGACCGGGCACGCGAGCTGCACCGCCGGCGCGGCCGAGGCGGTATCGAGGTGCGCACCGCCGATGGGCGCGAGGGCGCACCGGACCACGGCCCATTCGACCGGATCGTCGCCTGGGCCACCCCCGACCTCATCCCGCAGGCATGGGTGGACCAGGCCGCGCCAGGGGCGCTCCTCATCACTCCGGTCCAGGTCACCCCACTGGTGAAGACGAACGCCGTCGTCGTGGCGCACGTTGCCGCCGACGGCCGGATCGCCGCGGACTCGCTGTTTCCCGGCGGGTACGTGGAGATGCACGGCGAGGTGCTGACACAGTGGCTGGTGCCCCCGCGCGGCGTCGACGCCCTCGCCCATGACGCCGATGGCGCTCCGTGGTGGATCGCCGCTCCGTGGGCGGCCGAGGACCGGCAGGCGGCGGAGCGGTTGCTGAGGACCCTGATGAGCGTCCGCTCTCAGCGGCTGCTCACTGAGGACGAGAGCGTTCAGGACTTCACCGCCTACCTGTACGCCGTCCGGCCTGAAGAGCTCAGCATCGTGGGGACGGGAAGTGCGGGCTGGCGCCTCGGTTGCACCAGCGGCGATGGTGCGGCACTGCTCGACCGCGGCACCGGAGCGGACGTCGTCCACACCGGTGATCGGGGTGCTCTGGACACCCTGCTGGGCTGGACCGAATCCTGGCGCGAAGCCGGACGCCCCGGATACGCGGAGGTGTGTCCGGTCCTCCGTCAGGTGGACGGCGGCTGGGAAGTGCGCCTCGCCATGGCCAGTAAGGGTCGATATGCATGA
- a CDS encoding lasso peptide biosynthesis B2 protein, producing the protein MSTHMALPPPSAYRLRHRERLAGLLGFTSAVLLLRLPIKHSVVIVGKLKRHTPKSATMDEAAAAVAAGRAAARWFPGRAACLENSLAAVLTALLLRRSLDWCIGARLMPYAAHAWVEAGGRPVGETASPDRPYLLLLRT; encoded by the coding sequence ATGAGCACGCACATGGCGCTTCCTCCGCCCTCTGCCTACCGCCTGCGCCATCGGGAACGCCTGGCCGGCCTCCTCGGATTCACGTCCGCGGTCCTGCTCCTGCGGCTGCCCATCAAGCACAGCGTGGTGATCGTCGGAAAACTCAAGCGCCACACTCCGAAGTCAGCCACCATGGACGAGGCGGCGGCCGCCGTGGCGGCCGGCCGCGCCGCTGCGCGCTGGTTTCCGGGCCGGGCCGCCTGCCTGGAGAACTCCCTCGCCGCGGTGCTCACGGCGCTCCTGCTCCGTCGATCCCTCGACTGGTGCATCGGCGCCCGTCTCATGCCCTACGCCGCACACGCCTGGGTCGAGGCAGGCGGCCGCCCCGTGGGGGAGACGGCCTCTCCGGACCGCCCATACCTGCTCCTGCTCCGCACATGA
- a CDS encoding PqqD family protein codes for MRTGTPAADTHFVVTDEGAMLLNLATGKFFGLNPTAAAIWTGLAEGTEPAAIAAGLAPSFNVSEERLFADVRRLVETLRGHGLLTDAGDRT; via the coding sequence ATGAGGACGGGCACCCCGGCCGCCGACACCCACTTCGTGGTCACCGACGAAGGGGCGATGCTGCTCAACCTCGCCACCGGAAAATTCTTCGGACTCAACCCCACCGCCGCCGCGATCTGGACCGGGCTTGCCGAGGGCACCGAGCCGGCCGCGATCGCCGCCGGACTCGCTCCAAGTTTCAACGTCAGTGAAGAACGGCTGTTCGCCGATGTCCGCCGCCTGGTGGAGACCCTGCGCGGCCACGGACTCCTCACCGACGCCGGAGATCGGACATGA